DNA sequence from the Anser cygnoides isolate HZ-2024a breed goose chromosome 22, Taihu_goose_T2T_genome, whole genome shotgun sequence genome:
GCCTTTTGGGGAAAAGGCTGGCGAAGTGGGGCAACTCCTCCTTCCCAGGACGGAGGTAGCACTGCCTTGGTTCTGACTGCTGAGCACGGAGCTGATCACTCCTGCAGTGAGTAGGTCAGCTCTGGGGCAGTCTTTCCCCAGCTATCTGCAAGCGTCTTGGAAACGCTGATTTCACCTTGGAAGGTGCCTGTGAAAGGAGCAGAGATCCCCACACGCAGCCGCTTGTCTGCTGTTGGAAGCTGGGAATAGAGCCCTCGCTTCCAGACTGCCCTGTGCGTTAACAAAATGTTCCTCGCCGCGACCTCCAGGACTTTGCCACTCCTTCCATGCCCGCAGTTATCAACGCTGGGACTTTCTCCGCTAGCCAGTACGTGTTTACTTCCCCCCCTTGTTCAGCTACCGATCAGCTGTTTTGCAGAGCTCGGGAGATTTGCTATCATAGGGTGGTTAAGTGAGATACGGGCGCAGgtgctggctgggggggggaggatggcAGCCGTGTGCATGATTGGAGCTTGTGGCTTTATCTTGCTGTGCAAAGcgtttttctctcctctttctgaGGAAGCGGTTTTGCCACAGTTAGTACAAAAGGTTCTGTAATTTCCTTCTGCCTTGACAGTCTGCCTGCGAGAGGTGGGATGCACATGCACTCTCTATTTTCAGGCTTTCCTATTGCGAAGagcatctcttcctttttaGGCCCTCTTTCTTCGCACTGCGGTGCTCGGTGCTGCGGGTGTCACGGCAGCAGACTGCAGCGAGTGACTTCTGGCACGGGGTGTGGAAGGGTGCTGTGGCTCGGGAGGATTTTCTCCCGTGCCCTGGGCTGTTGTCAGCAGCTGGAGTTGAGCTTTTCACAGACTCGCAGTCGTGTGGGACGGAGCTGGGGTCTTCTCCCGTAGGCCTTCAGCTTTCCTCCTCGGCTTCCTTCTGGACGCGATCTGCCGGGCTATGAAGTGACACGGTGCTTTGGGAGAAACGTCAAATTCTGAGTTGTTCAGGAGAGGATACTTGAGGTAGGAAATGAGCTCAGACGTGCCATGTGCTAGAACTGCGAGGCTGGAGCTTGCTGTAGGATTTCCTATGGCACCGCTCTGCTCCTTGGCGCTGTCTGGGGTTAGCACAGGGATGGCCGAGActcctctgggctgctgcagttCAGCAGAACGCTGCAGCAACAGTTTGGGGTTGAAGCAATTTCTTCTCTCAAACCCAACTGAACACTGCATCGGAGTGACATTGTGCCGTGACGTCTGCTGCTTACTGGCACTGTGAAATGGAGACCCAGGCAGCAAATAGTCGTAGCTGTGCAGAAATTGGTGTGCTCTGCTTGAGGAGGtgtgcgagggagggctcaAATCAGCCTGGGACGCAGGAGGAGGTCAGGTTTCTGTCCAGAAGCCGCCTGCATCCCGTTACAAAAGGGAAGCCCGGTACCTCTCTAGGTGACTTGCCTCGTTCCTTTGGTTTGAACAggcttgaaaacattttgagagAGCCTTCTGTCATCCTCATGACTCGGTGGGGTTGTGTAAAACAGCTGCTGTTCTCGCAGCGGCCTCTGGGGAGCTCCGTTAAGCTGCTCGGAGAGGAACCGTTCTCAGGCCCTTGCACCTCCTGGCAGCCTCTCGCCGCGGCCGCAGGAGGGGAGCGTTGTCCAAAGCCTCCCCCAGAAATGGCAGGCGGCAGTGACGCGGGGTGAACGTTGCGCGAAGCACCGAGCgtgttgaggaaaaaatgatggtCAGTCTTGAAAGCGCCGTGCCTTGGGACCGTTCTGGTCCCGGAGGCTGCGCTGCGAGGGCTGAGTTCACTGGAAGGAAGTTCACACCCTTCGCCGATCAGATGAACGGCCCGGTTTCCACTGAGGTTCAAAATGGAGCTGCTTGGAAAAGAGCCGCGCAACGTGCTGCCGGGGCTGTTCCTGCACGCGGAGAGAGGCGGCTGCGAGCtgccggccccgcagccgggcTCTCCCAGCGAGCCTGCAGGCCGACCTCTGGCTTTGGTTACGCCTCCGAACTCTGCTGCGGGAGCCGGAGGTCTCCGAAGCGAGCGGTCGGTGCGTTCTCGCCGTTGGGTGAGGCTTTTCCTCTGGGTAACGCTGCCTCGTGCGGCGGGTGCCTGAAACCCAACGTCGTGGGGCGTCGGAGCGGTGTGCGGGGCGGTTGTGGTTGTTCCTCCGGGGCGACGGCTTGGTGAGCTTTATCTCGCCAGGTATTTGCGGTGCTGAAGCCGCAGACTGCTGGGCAGGTCTCTCCCCCGGAGGTCTGTGAGGTCCAGGTTCCCAACAGGCACGCGTCGGGTCAAAATGCCGAGGTTTTGGCGAACGCCCGGGTATTAACGGGGgaaggctggagcagggctgtgaagGGGCAGCAGTTGATGACTTTCGTTCTCTAGGACTCTACCACAAGTGTCCAGCGCAGTCAATGTCGTGATTGTTCTCAGCAATGTTTCTCCTCGCTTCAGACTCCGGTGTCCTGGCATGACGCGGAAGTGGGGAAAGCCAGCTCCAGTTCGCACAAGCGTTCTGCTTCTTGGGGTAGCACAGATCACCGCAGAGAGGTAACAGAGACCGCTCCCAACGCTTCAGCAAGATCTGCGTTAGTCCTTAACGTACAGGAGGCTCCTGCTTGCGTGGGAGGGCAGTGGGAGGACAGGGTTATCCTGCTGGAGGTGAGACGTCAGCCCCTGTTCTCATCGCTAATGCTCTGTGATGCGACGAGAGGCCGACCTTGCAGGCAGCTGTAGGAAAAGAAGCTCAGTGCGTTGCTCGGAGGTGGCGCGGTGTGCGAGGGGTCTGGCCCCGCAGGTGGAGGATAACCCAGCTCCACCAGCGGGACGGCACCGGGCACAGCGCAGGGGGGAGTCAGTGACGAGGCCTTGCACGTGCTCCTGCTCCGTCCCCTGGGAGGTGGCCAGAGCCGCTCGTGGCGTGATTGAAGCTGGCTCAGTTTTGGCACTTCCTCGAGGGTtgaaggagagggggaggagagagacGAGGCACGACCCTTTTTGGTGGAGGTGCATTGGCTTGCCTGGTTCTGTAGCTGAAACTTTGTTTGCTAGATTGCCAAACTGAAGCAACAGCTCCAGCGAACAAAGCTAAATGGCAGAAGtggcaaagaaaaggagaagagctCCCCGCTGCAGGGGGACCACGCTGTCCTCGGATCACTCAGGGTACGTCCAcgtctccctctgctctgctgtcacGGTGCGTCCTGGCGAGGCAGAGAGCGCGCTCCTGCTGGCAGGCGTCCAAACCCTTCTCAGAATTTTACTCTGGTTtctgagaaaggagaaattttttttttttttcctcctcttcttcccccacCTCTTCAACGTGTCCCCGTGCTTTGATCTGCAGTTAGTGAGTTTACACGGCTCTTCTGTCAGTCCTCTCTGGGCAGCTGCCTGGAGGGCTCTGGCTGAGCACTGGAGTGCCGTGGAACAGGATGGAACTGGGAAACGGCTCAGTTTGTGCAGACGCAACTAATGTCTCTGGCTCTGGGTTGTTGCAGGACTCTCCTTCAGGCTTCCTTTCTTCATCTGCTATTCTGAGGCTCAGCCCCTGCTTGCATAGGAGCCTGGAAGGGCTAAACCAGGAACTGGAGGAGGTGTTTGTGAAGGAACAGGGAGATGAAGAGCTTTTGAGGGTGAGTGAAGGTCACGAGATTGCCCTGAATCTCCTGGGTGGTCTCCGAAATCCTTTCCTCCACGGACACTCGCTGCCTGTATCTGTTTCTTGGCCGTGGGGACAGGCTCTGTGTCTGGCTTCGTTTTGTTCTAGGCGTGTAAATGTCTGAGTTGTGCCAAGCGGCTGCTGGCTTCCCTCTTAAAAACTCGCTGGTGCTACGAGAGATGAGCCAGCGGTTATCTTGGAGTAGATGACGCCTTGCTGACAGCATCAAGGTGCTGTTGCAGGCTGGCATCCGGAGGCTGTTTTGTGctgtgcaggggtgggaggggaCCCCAGACAGTTTGTGAACCCTTAAGCATGTTACGAAGGGTCTCTGTCCTGCTGCTTTGCCGACGGCTGCCTCGCTCCCTGAGGTGGAAGCCGTCCCTCTGTCGGGCTCCAGCACCCCAAGCAGCTGCTACCTGTGGGTGCAGTTCCTGCTGCACCTTTCCCCTGCTGGAAGGGTTTCTTGCTCTGCTGAGGCTTTGTTTCTTCCCTAGATTTTGGATGTCCCAGATGGCCACAGGGCACCAGCGCCTGCCCGGAGAGGCTCTGGAGACGCAGCCCTGACTCTGGAGCCCAGCAgcggcagctgcagcagcctctcgctttctccttccccttctgtgCCTCTCCGCCTTTCTCCGCACACACCGGGGAGGCTGGCGGTGGAAGAGCTCTCTGCTGCGGATGAGGTGCAGCCAGATCCAAAGGAGAAAGGTAAGCGCCGAAAGTCCAGGGGCTGGCacgtcggggggggggcaaaaggggccTGCGCCATGGTAGCCGTGCTGCTGTGGCTCCAGCTTGGTCTCTGCACGTGAGATGGGAGCGGGTCTCAGCCGGTTTGAAGAGCAGAGGGCCTGGAAAGCTCAAGCCATTGCCCTCCAAGTGGGTGGTATCCTGTACGGGGTGGAGGGTGTGAGCTGGGAACCCCACGGGTAAAATGCTGCAGCTTTAGGGTATGGTTGTAGCCGACAGGCACGGGGTTTAGAAGAGCGTGCCCGGGGTTGGCTTAAACTGCTGCTGGattctttgaaaaatgtctccaaaaagtatttcttcttccctgctAGAGGAGGGCAGCCCGTCTCCAGTCCTGGCCTTTGCTTCTTCTCCTCGGCCCAACCACAGCTACATGTTTAAACGGGAACCTCCCGAGGGATGCGAGAAAGTCCGTGCCTTTGAAGAAGCCTCGTGAGTATGAGGagctgtgggcagcagggagctcgcgtgaggctgctgctggggcaggatgcTGGGGcgggggcagctggggcttcTGGGGCTGCCACTGtcaccccctgccctgtgctaAAAGTGGGAAATGGTCTCTAAGAAAACATTTGCCCCACAAAACCGTggctgctcagctcctggcggaggagctggaagcGGAATCGCCAACCCCGAGACACTCGGGGGGATCTTGGGATTCCGTGCCCTTCCTGGCCAGCGGGTTGTTCTCAGCACAGCCTCTCGAGGCGGCTCACCTAGAAATAACCGTGCTTTCGGGACAAAACGGGCTTTTCACGCTGCTCTGTGCATGAGCAGCAGTCCTCACAGCACAGGCAACTGAGGTTTTAGTCAGCTCTTTGTAGAGCTCGCGATTCCAGGTGCGTTCCCTGCAGCCGCGGGCAGCTCGCTGCTCCGGGGACCCCGTTCCTGATCGCATCCCGTTCCTCCCTCAgctcccccggccccgagcaGAGCTTCCAGCCTTCCTGCCCGGATAAGAACAAAGTGCACTTCAACCCCACCGGCTCTGCCTTCTGCCCCGTCAGCCTGGTGAAGCCTCTCTTCCCCAACGTGGGCTTCCTCTTCAGGGGCTTCCCGGCATCTTCCAGCCCTGGCGCGGGCCCCTTTGCACCCTGCCAGCCCACGGCCCCCTCCCCGTTCCTCGGGGTGCGGAAGGACGCTGCGGTCGACGGCTTCAGTGACGTCTCCAAGGCGCCCGCGCTGAATTACGAACACTGGAAGCGCGGCCAGCCGGAGGAGAGCGTCGTCTTCCACAGCTCCCTGGTGGTGTGAAGCCCAGGGGAAGGTAAGCCAGcggcagcagctctggctccTCCGTGCGCCTCGGCCAGCCTGTGGAGACAAAGTGCCTTGAAGGTGGGACTTGAGAGCCACGAGGCAGCCCCGGGATTGAGAAACCACAGCGGGCTTCCTCCGAGGACGGTAGGAACTGCGAAGTACCCCGCGCCACGGGCCTCCTCGCTGTGAGAGGGGCGCGTTTCTCCAAGCCTCCCCCGTTCGAAGCACTTTCCTGCGTTGAATTGTCGTCGTTTTCCTGTGTGATTGTTCCGCCGGTGAAGAGCAGCGCCCGGCAGAGGCAGACCCGGGCTCCCAAAGCAGCCGAGCCAGGGTGGATTCAGGTGAAGCCTCCCGGCACTTCTCCCCCCGCCGCGGCCGGCTGCCACCTGCTGAACCCTgcagagggggaaggggggagaaggggctCGGAGGGCGGCTGCCCCCGGACgtggggagcaggagctgatGCTCGCCTGCGCAAGCCCATCGGCTCCTCGCGTGCTGCAGGGAGCGCTGGAGAGTGGCGcgtccctgcccctgcctccctgGGTCCTTTCACCCCGTGAAACGAGCCCGAAGGGGTAAAGGGAAGAAGCTTTAAGGAGCCTCGAGGAAAAACTGTGCCGGAAGGGAAGGGCGCAGGTGCCTGAACGCTGCCTTCCggcggggctgtgctggggaaaaTTGCCTTACGGGGGAGAAGGGGACGCGTTGCTGCCCTGGGGTTGTGTCCCCTGGCCCTCCTGCAGGGGGGCAGAGGTGGTTGTGGGGTCTTGGCGCTGCGGGAAGAGGGGATGGAAGCGAGAACCAGCAGtgtccgggggggggtgggcacaAACCCTTGCTGCTCACCAGCCACGGGCCCGGGTGGGGTcaggccccccccaccccatggggACCCTGCTCCCGGAGCCTCAGCAGCGCGAGGGTGTGGGGTGTGGTgcgggtgccggggggctcggggctgcagTGAGGCCGCCCCTCCCGTGCCCGTTCCCGGTTCCTCCCGAAGCCGGCGCTGTTTTGACCCGTTCTGACTCTTTTTGACTCTTTTTGGCTCTTTCCGCAGCCGTTTGTGTTTTGTGCCGGGAGCCCCGAGGAGGAGCCTGGCGTCGGGCACTGGCTGCAGCTCGGGTTTGCGTTGCAGACGCTGGCGCTGCCAATtctaaaaaggagaaaacaataaataaaaataaaggatttcgggcagccccggctcctccttttcttttcttttcgaAGTTTCGGGCTCGGAgccgcccccacccccggcccgttttggggaggggaggggggagcgcgCTGAGCCCCCGCCGCGCATGCGCAGCCCCCGCTCGAGTCTCTCAGGCGACCGCGGCAACGCCGAgcgggccccgccccccggcctcGCGGCCAATCCCCGCGCTCCACATCTGGCGGCGTCACCGCCGGGGCCGCGCTCGCTGAAGGCCCCCgagcgggggctgcccgccgcgccgcctgtccccgggggctccccgccgccctccccgtgccccaaCGGCGGCGGCCACGGCCCCGGTGCGGCGCTCGGAGCCTTCGGGAGCTCCCCCCGGAGCCGTCCCCGCTCGCTTCCCGccgcccttcccttccctcctcccccccggcGGGACCGGCAGCGCGGCGGGCAGGCGCGGCCGAGCCGGGCGGGTCctcggcggcgggcgggcgcggGCCGGGCCTATGAGGGcgcccgctccgccgccgccgccgggcgcgCTGCGGGATGTGGCGCTGGAGCTGGGCCCGGCGCTAagcggcccccccggcaccggcaccgccatGGGAGCGTccgcgggcggccccgcgctgcccgaGCGCCTCCGGCTGCCCGTCTGCTTCCTGGGGGTCTTTGCCTGCTACTTCTACTACGGCATCCTGCAGGAGAGCATGTCAGCGGGGGGGGAgcaccggggaggggggctcggaggcgggggggtcccggtcccggtccctggggggggcggTCCCGACCCTGGGGgtctgcggggccgggggaggggggcccggccccggagCTCCCTGGCCCCGGGAGGGGGCTCGGAAGCGGGAAAAGTCttggtcccggtcccggtcccggtcccggtctggggggggtctcgACCCTGGGGGTCTCGGGCCTGAGGGAGTGGGGCCCGGCCCTGAATGTCCCCGGCACCGGGGGGAGCTTGGAGCCGGGGGGTCCCGGTCCTGGCCCTGGTCCTGGCtccggaggggggggggtcccgatcTTGGGGGGTCTCGGGCCCGAGCGGGGAGGGTCCCGGCTCTGGAGGTCTTGGCCCCCGGCCGGTGGGTCTCGGGCCTGGGGAAGGTCCCGGCcccgaggcggggggggggggaggtccgGTCCCAGGGGGGTCCCGATCTCGGGGGTGTCCTGGCCTCGGGGGGTCTCAGCTCTGGGGGTCCTGGTCCCGAGGGAGATAGGGGGGGTCTCGGGACCGGGGAAGGGAATTCCGGCTGCGGGGGAAGGGAGGTCCCGGGGGAGAGAGGGGTCTTCGGGCCTGGGCGGGGGCCGtggcctggggggggctccaggcccTGCGGTTCCCGGTCTtaggggtggggaggggggcccGGCCCTGGTTttcccggccccgggggggtttCTtggccccgggggggtcccttggCCACATCCCGCGGGGCCGTTCCAGGCTGGGGGCGCCCGCCGCCACCTCACCGCGTCCCGTCCTGCAGCACCCGGGGCAGGTACGGCGAGGGCGCCCAGCAGGAGAGGTTCACGTACGCCCTGAGCCTGGTGTTCATCCAGTGCGTGATCAACGCCGCCTTCGCCAAGCTCCGTGAGTCGGGCCTGGGGGCAGCGGGATGCGCTCGGGGAGCCGCGGGTCCGGGTCGGGGTGTGCGGGGCTCCCTCGGGCCGTGAGCCCGGCTGCGAGCCGCTTGGCTGGGTTAACGCGGGAATTTTGGGgtggatggggatggggatgggatgggatggggtgggggccCTCTGTGCTCTGGCACAGTCAGGGTCGGCTGCCCCTCGTGCGGCTCTGGCACCTTTAAAATGCTtccagctgctgggggctgctcgcAGCTCTTCtgacttcctcctcctcctcctccccctctcccttccagTGATCCATTTTTTCGACTCCGTCAAAGTGGACCGGACGCAGAGCTGGCTCTACGCCGCTTGCTCGCTCTCCTATCTGGGCGCGATGGTTTCCAGCAACTCGGCCCTGCAGTTTGTCAACTACCCGACTCAGGTGACGCGGGGCAGGCTCTGGGGGACGAGGAGGAGGTGTGAAATGGGGGCATCTTGTCACGATTACCCCCCAGAGCTTGGGGTGGCCCAGAACCGGCCCCCAGGCTGAGGAAGCGACCGCCccaaagagcagctgggaggggaaatGTCACGGAGGGAGCTTTCGGGTGGCTTTTTGACGCTCCGTTTCTCGCAGCTCACGTCCCGGGACTGTCTCGCTCTGTTCCAGGCAGCGCTGCGTGGTGTAGGGAGGTGCTGAGAGAGCTCGGACTGATCCAGGAGGGGAGAACGATTTGTAGAAAACGTGGAGTTTGTTAGCTGGGAGGTGGCGGTAACGTTTGAGGGCTTGAGACAGTTTCCGGAACTCGTGCCGTTAATTTAACCGTTGCTCAGGGGTAGGGGTTTCGTTGTTCTTTTTAAGGCTCTGGGTGCTCTGTGTCAGGGTGGTCACCTCGTGTTGCCGCGATTGCTTTTGTTGCAGGCAGGCGATGGGCGTGCAGATGGTttatctgttctttcttttctaggtCCTGGGCAAATCCTGTAAGCCCATTCCAGGTAAGCAAATTTAACGCTTGTTTGTGTACATTCGTGTAGATTTCTCGTGCCCTTAACTAGTCGGAGGAGCTCAGCTGTAAAAACAGAGCGtccttttctgtctgctgcGTTGCCAGAAGGGCAAGCGGCGTTCTCTCTCTCCATTGTTGTGTTAAAATTCAATTCCCGTGAGAGGGTTTTGGGAGCAGTTTGTGATTTTGCTTCCTTGCAGTCATGCTTTTAGGAGTGACTTTGCTGCGGAAGAAGTATCCTCTGGCCAAGTACCTCTGCGTCCTCCTGATAGTCACAGGCGTGGCCCTGTTTATGTATAAACCCAAAAAGGGGGCTGGAGGCGATGACCACATCTTTGGCTATGGAGAGCTCCTGCTGGTGAGTACTGCCAAACAACCCCGAGGCCGTGCTGTGGCAGGTCCGAGGAGGAACGAGCAGTTACAGTGCGGATCCTGCCCCGTTCTGCGTGCAGCAGGCATGCCCTAAAGCTGGTGTGAGAGCAATTCCATGGGACTGACCCCTCACTGAGTTTGGAGGGTGCGCTCTAAAACTGTGGCGTGAGATCCACGCATGAGTACACGCACGGCCTTCTTTGCACATGTTTTGAGGCCACGGAATTGGTATTTAATAAGTGATTGggatgccttaaaaaaaaaaaaaaggggatgcTGAAGGTGTTCCCCATATAGaaggtttgctttgctttgctcatCTCCCCGTCTCCTGGTGACgggacgagggggaatgggctaaagttgcaccaggggaggtttaggttggatgttaggaagaacttctttactgaaagggttgttaggcattggaatgggctgcccagggaggtggttgagtcgccatccctggaggtctttaaaagacgtttagatgtagcccttagtgatatggtttagtggaggacttgttagcgTTAGGGCagagattggactagatgatcttggaggtctcttccaacctagacgattctgtgattcttttctcagctgctgtcGCTGACCTTGGACGGGCTGACGGGGGTGTCGCAGGACCACATGAGAGCTCACTACCAAACGGGTTCCAATCACATGATGCTGAACGTGAACCTGTGGTCCACCCTGTTCCTGGGAGCTGGTGAGGAATGCCCCGGACAAAGCACAGCCACGCGTCCACGGGGCGCTCCGGGACACCCCGCGGGAAGGGACGCCGCGTCCTGCTCCGGAAGGGGGCTAGAGCCCATTTTGCAAAACAcctttagtttttgtttgtgtgttaaATCAGCGTCTGGGCGTTCACTGCAGCTCTTCTAATGCCCGCTAGAGGACAGCGCCTCACGCGCGGGTCATCTCCCCAGAACTTTCACTTCTGAAAAGTCCTCCCTGCAGCTGGCTCCTGCTGGGTTTTGAATATAAGCCGAAATTATACTTTGCAGGCAGTGGCTGCTTGGGCTGTCTCTGGGCTAATAATTCATTCTTCTCATCTTGATCTTTCTTGCAGGGATTCTGTTCACCGGAGAGCTCTGGGAGTTCTTGAGTTTTACCGAGCGCTACCCCAGCATCATTTACAATATCCTGCTGTTTGGCCTGACAAGTGCACTGGGTCAGGTAAATGCGCTTCCCTTCTGCAGCCTTCACTGGGTTTGTTTGCGCAGCTGGGGGATGGCAGAGTAAGGTTGCCTCgctttttgttgctgtggtTATTGCTTACTTTCCAAACAGGCTGCCTTCGGAATAAAATTGGTTTAGGGTTATATGCAAGCAAGCAGgagttgaaatattttctcttggCTCTGGCTCTCTGTGgcttttcatctgaaattgtggtctgtgttgtattttttccagCCAGAGTGACAAAAGGCAtctctttgtttttacagagttttattttcatgactGTGGTGTACTTTGGACCCCTGACTTGTTCCATCATCACCACAACGCGCAAGTTCTTCACCATTTTAGCATCTGTCATTCTCTTTGCCAATCCCATCAGTACAATGCAATGGG
Encoded proteins:
- the FAM117A gene encoding protein FAM117A isoform X3; protein product: MAGAAGTSCSRGGPGGLQPLRATVPFQLQQRRGDGGRAASVPCAAAGEKTCRPRQPRVRRTSSLDTIVGSYLLGQWPRDAEGASASCMNDKATQIAKLKQQLQRTKLNGRSGKEKEKSSPLQGDHAVLGSLRDSPSGFLSSSAILRLSPCLHRSLEGLNQELEEVFVKEQGDEELLRILDVPDGHRAPAPARRGSGDAALTLEPSSGSCSSLSLSPSPSVPLRLSPHTPGRLAVEELSAADEVQPDPKEKEEGSPSPVLAFASSPRPNHSYMFKREPPEGCEKVRAFEEASSPGPEQSFQPSCPDKNKVHFNPTGSAFCPVSLVKPLFPNVGFLFRGFPASSSPGAGPFAPCQPTAPSPFLGVRKDAAVDGFSDVSKAPALNYEHWKRGQPEESVVFHSSLVV
- the FAM117A gene encoding protein FAM117A isoform X1; its protein translation is MAGAAGTSCSRGGPGGLQPLRATVPFQLQQRRGDGGRAASVPCAAAGEKTCRPRQPRVRRTSSLDTIVGSYLLGQWPRDAEGASASCMNDKATQDSTTSVQRSQCRDCSQQCFSSLQTPVSWHDAEVGKASSSSHKRSASWGSTDHRREIAKLKQQLQRTKLNGRSGKEKEKSSPLQGDHAVLGSLRDSPSGFLSSSAILRLSPCLHRSLEGLNQELEEVFVKEQGDEELLRILDVPDGHRAPAPARRGSGDAALTLEPSSGSCSSLSLSPSPSVPLRLSPHTPGRLAVEELSAADEVQPDPKEKEEGSPSPVLAFASSPRPNHSYMFKREPPEGCEKVRAFEEASSPGPEQSFQPSCPDKNKVHFNPTGSAFCPVSLVKPLFPNVGFLFRGFPASSSPGAGPFAPCQPTAPSPFLGVRKDAAVDGFSDVSKAPALNYEHWKRGQPEESVVFHSSLVV
- the FAM117A gene encoding protein FAM117A isoform X4, which codes for MPGDEAAAWCWCRCVLIPSLKGDVALGGEAASVPCAAAGEKTCRPRQPRVRRTSSLDTIVGSYLLGQWPRDAEGASASCMNDKATQDSTTSVQRSQCRDCSQQCFSSLQTPVSWHDAEVGKASSSSHKRSASWGSTDHRREIAKLKQQLQRTKLNGRSGKEKEKSSPLQGDHAVLGSLRDSPSGFLSSSAILRLSPCLHRSLEGLNQELEEVFVKEQGDEELLRILDVPDGHRAPAPARRGSGDAALTLEPSSGSCSSLSLSPSPSVPLRLSPHTPGRLAVEELSAADEVQPDPKEKEEGSPSPVLAFASSPRPNHSYMFKREPPEGCEKVRAFEEASSPGPEQSFQPSCPDKNKVHFNPTGSAFCPVSLVKPLFPNVGFLFRGFPASSSPGAGPFAPCQPTAPSPFLGVRKDAAVDGFSDVSKAPALNYEHWKRGQPEESVVFHSSLVV
- the SLC35B1 gene encoding solute carrier family 35 member B1, with the protein product MRAPAPPPPPGALRDVALELGPALSGPPGTGTAMGASAGGPALPERLRLPVCFLGVFACYFYYGILQESITRGRYGEGAQQERFTYALSLVFIQCVINAAFAKLLIHFFDSVKVDRTQSWLYAACSLSYLGAMVSSNSALQFVNYPTQVLGKSCKPIPVMLLGVTLLRKKYPLAKYLCVLLIVTGVALFMYKPKKGAGGDDHIFGYGELLLLLSLTLDGLTGVSQDHMRAHYQTGSNHMMLNVNLWSTLFLGAGILFTGELWEFLSFTERYPSIIYNILLFGLTSALGQSFIFMTVVYFGPLTCSIITTTRKFFTILASVILFANPISTMQWVGTVLVFLGLGLDAKFGKGVKKTSH
- the FAM117A gene encoding protein FAM117A isoform X2, which produces MAGAAGTSCSRGGPGGLQPLRATVPFQLQQRRGDGGRAASVPCAAAGEKTCRPRQPRVRRTSSLDTIVGSYLLGQWPRDAEGASASCMNDKATQTPVSWHDAEVGKASSSSHKRSASWGSTDHRREIAKLKQQLQRTKLNGRSGKEKEKSSPLQGDHAVLGSLRDSPSGFLSSSAILRLSPCLHRSLEGLNQELEEVFVKEQGDEELLRILDVPDGHRAPAPARRGSGDAALTLEPSSGSCSSLSLSPSPSVPLRLSPHTPGRLAVEELSAADEVQPDPKEKEEGSPSPVLAFASSPRPNHSYMFKREPPEGCEKVRAFEEASSPGPEQSFQPSCPDKNKVHFNPTGSAFCPVSLVKPLFPNVGFLFRGFPASSSPGAGPFAPCQPTAPSPFLGVRKDAAVDGFSDVSKAPALNYEHWKRGQPEESVVFHSSLVV
- the FAM117A gene encoding protein FAM117A isoform X5 — protein: MAGAAGTSCSRGGPGGLQPLRATVPFQLQQRRGDGGRAASVPCAAAGEKTCRPRQPRVRRTSSLDTIVGSYLLGQWPRDAEGASASCMNDKATQDSPSGFLSSSAILRLSPCLHRSLEGLNQELEEVFVKEQGDEELLRILDVPDGHRAPAPARRGSGDAALTLEPSSGSCSSLSLSPSPSVPLRLSPHTPGRLAVEELSAADEVQPDPKEKEEGSPSPVLAFASSPRPNHSYMFKREPPEGCEKVRAFEEASSPGPEQSFQPSCPDKNKVHFNPTGSAFCPVSLVKPLFPNVGFLFRGFPASSSPGAGPFAPCQPTAPSPFLGVRKDAAVDGFSDVSKAPALNYEHWKRGQPEESVVFHSSLVV
- the FAM117A gene encoding protein FAM117A isoform X6, whose translation is MNDKATQDSTTSVQRSQCRDCSQQCFSSLQTPVSWHDAEVGKASSSSHKRSASWGSTDHRREIAKLKQQLQRTKLNGRSGKEKEKSSPLQGDHAVLGSLRDSPSGFLSSSAILRLSPCLHRSLEGLNQELEEVFVKEQGDEELLRILDVPDGHRAPAPARRGSGDAALTLEPSSGSCSSLSLSPSPSVPLRLSPHTPGRLAVEELSAADEVQPDPKEKEEGSPSPVLAFASSPRPNHSYMFKREPPEGCEKVRAFEEASSPGPEQSFQPSCPDKNKVHFNPTGSAFCPVSLVKPLFPNVGFLFRGFPASSSPGAGPFAPCQPTAPSPFLGVRKDAAVDGFSDVSKAPALNYEHWKRGQPEESVVFHSSLVV